A single Acidaminococcus sp. DNA region contains:
- the rpsB gene encoding 30S ribosomal protein S2, translating to MAIVSMKQLLEAGVHFGHQTRRWNPKMAPYIFTERNGIYIIDLQKTVKKVEECYAFLRDLAAQGGKVLFVGTKKQAQSAIKEEAERAGMFYVNERWLGGMLTNFKTIQTRIKRLHDLEKMEEEGTFDVLPKKEVIVLRHEMAKLEKYLGGIKDMKKLPDAIFVIDPRKEHNAIMEARKLHIPVVATVDTNCDPDEIDYLMPANDDAIRAVRLLTSKMADAILEGKASAVDEEEVAAEEEAKVEETDEKAE from the coding sequence ATGGCAATTGTATCAATGAAGCAACTCTTAGAAGCAGGTGTTCACTTTGGTCATCAGACCAGACGCTGGAACCCGAAGATGGCTCCTTACATCTTCACGGAACGCAATGGTATCTACATCATTGACCTGCAGAAGACTGTTAAGAAGGTAGAAGAATGCTATGCATTCCTGCGTGATCTCGCTGCCCAGGGCGGTAAAGTCCTGTTCGTCGGCACCAAGAAGCAGGCTCAGAGCGCTATCAAGGAAGAAGCTGAAAGAGCCGGCATGTTCTATGTCAACGAAAGATGGCTCGGCGGCATGCTGACCAACTTCAAGACCATCCAGACCCGTATCAAGAGACTGCATGATCTCGAAAAGATGGAAGAAGAAGGCACTTTCGATGTACTGCCTAAGAAGGAAGTCATCGTTCTCCGCCATGAAATGGCTAAACTGGAAAAATACCTCGGCGGTATCAAAGATATGAAGAAGCTGCCGGATGCTATTTTCGTTATTGACCCGCGCAAGGAACACAATGCAATCATGGAAGCCCGTAAGCTCCACATCCCTGTGGTTGCAACGGTTGATACCAACTGCGATCCGGATGAAATTGATTATCTGATGCCTGCAAACGACGACGCTATCCGTGCCGTACGTCTCCTGACCAGCAAGATGGCTGACGCTATCCTGGAAGGTAAGGCAAGCGCTGTGGATGAAGAAGAAGTCGCTGCTGAAGAAGAAGCCAAGGTTGAAGAAACGGACGAAAAGGCTGAGTAA
- the pyrH gene encoding UMP kinase — MSAKRKFKRVILKLSGEALAGNKGFGIDPVTVDSIAGQIQAVRESGLDVAVVNGGGNIWRGLSGSSKGMDRATADYMGMLATVINSLALQDALENRGVPTRVQTAIEMRQIAELYIRRRAIRHLEKGRVVIFAAGTGNPYFSTDTTAALRAAEIEADAILMAKKGVDGVYDSDPKVNPNAKKFDHLDYMDVIQRELGVMDSTAISLCMDNHIPIVVFNIDQKGNIMRAAAGEEIGTLVGGL, encoded by the coding sequence ATGTCGGCAAAAAGAAAATTCAAACGCGTAATTCTCAAACTTAGCGGAGAGGCTTTAGCTGGAAATAAAGGCTTTGGTATCGATCCCGTAACGGTAGACAGCATTGCCGGTCAGATTCAAGCTGTACGTGAAAGTGGGCTGGATGTCGCAGTCGTCAATGGCGGCGGCAATATCTGGAGAGGACTTTCGGGCAGCTCCAAAGGTATGGACAGAGCCACTGCCGATTACATGGGCATGTTGGCTACAGTTATCAATTCCCTGGCTTTACAGGATGCTTTGGAAAACCGCGGCGTACCTACTCGTGTACAGACGGCTATCGAAATGCGACAGATTGCTGAACTGTATATCCGCCGCCGTGCTATACGGCACCTTGAAAAGGGCCGTGTCGTGATCTTTGCGGCTGGTACCGGTAACCCGTACTTTTCTACGGATACTACGGCAGCTCTGAGAGCCGCTGAAATTGAAGCCGACGCTATCTTGATGGCAAAGAAGGGCGTTGACGGTGTTTATGACAGTGATCCAAAGGTTAACCCGAATGCCAAGAAGTTTGATCATCTGGATTACATGGATGTCATCCAAAGAGAATTGGGTGTCATGGATTCCACAGCAATCAGCCTCTGCATGGACAACCATATTCCCATTGTCGTGTTTAATATCGACCAGAAAGGGAATATTATGAGGGCTGCCGCAGGGGAGGAAATCGGAACCCTGGTAGGAGGACTTTGA
- a CDS encoding phosphatidate cytidylyltransferase, which produces MGQRIRTALIAIPIALALIKLGGLPFAAGVLLLGLVAWLEYKHMLKKIGYVLYEKFAVLSIICQIVAAAFGRADLLTPIITISVLFVLLNGLYHYARGKWAENSALSCLAIVYIGLPFSHVIMMRELTGAVYQVPIWGTMSLGEALLWTVMFGTWASDTFAYFGGRLMGKHPLAPAISPHKTLEGAVWGFIGSVVMIMLMGTCWLRFPVLEVFILSLVVAIFAPLGDLVESILKRNCEIKDSGNFFPGHGGVLDRCDSLIFSVPLAYYFITFVMLH; this is translated from the coding sequence ATGGGACAAAGAATACGCACGGCTCTCATTGCGATTCCTATCGCATTGGCTCTGATCAAGCTGGGCGGTCTGCCTTTTGCGGCCGGTGTCCTGCTGCTGGGACTCGTTGCCTGGCTGGAGTACAAGCACATGCTTAAGAAAATTGGGTACGTGCTTTATGAAAAATTTGCTGTGTTGTCGATTATCTGTCAGATTGTTGCTGCAGCGTTTGGAAGAGCAGATCTTCTGACGCCGATTATTACGATTTCTGTGCTCTTTGTACTGTTGAACGGCCTCTATCACTATGCCCGCGGCAAGTGGGCTGAAAACTCAGCTTTATCCTGCCTTGCGATTGTCTACATCGGCCTGCCTTTTTCTCATGTCATCATGATGCGGGAACTCACGGGTGCTGTTTATCAGGTGCCGATATGGGGCACCATGTCCCTGGGGGAAGCCCTTTTGTGGACAGTAATGTTCGGCACCTGGGCGAGCGATACCTTTGCTTATTTCGGGGGCCGCCTTATGGGAAAACACCCTCTGGCACCTGCCATCAGCCCGCACAAGACGCTTGAAGGCGCCGTTTGGGGCTTCATTGGTTCTGTTGTCATGATTATGCTCATGGGGACCTGCTGGCTGCGTTTTCCTGTGCTGGAAGTTTTTATACTGAGCCTTGTTGTAGCCATCTTTGCACCGCTCGGTGACCTTGTGGAGTCGATTCTTAAGCGTAACTGCGAAATCAAGGATTCGGGGAATTTCTTCCCCGGACACGGCGGCGTACTCGACCGCTGCGACAGTTTGATTTTTTCTGTACCGCTTGCTTACTATTTCATTACATTCGTGATGCTTCACTAA
- a CDS encoding 4Fe-4S binding protein has product MAHKIDQDACIGCGSCAGTCPVGAISEDNGKYKVDEATCIDCDACTGGCPVGAIKAAD; this is encoded by the coding sequence ATGGCACACAAGATTGATCAAGACGCTTGCATCGGCTGCGGTTCCTGCGCTGGTACCTGCCCCGTAGGCGCAATCTCTGAAGACAATGGCAAGTACAAAGTTGATGAAGCTACTTGCATCGACTGCGATGCTTGCACCGGCGGTTGTCCGGTAGGCGCTATTAAAGCTGCTGACTAA
- a CDS encoding 1-deoxy-D-xylulose-5-phosphate reductoisomerase, translating to MKSIAILGSTGSIGTQTLDVVKSNPDKLSVAALAARSNDKLMEEQIRTFAPKIAALSDPEAALRLKRRYHGPTEILAGEEGIMAAATCDEADTVLGAMVGYAGLKPTLAAIHAKKNLALANKETLVAAGSIVMDAIRREGVHLTPVDSEHSAIFQSLQGSHHKELKRILLTASGGPFRGKKREELKNATVAQCLKHPTWNMGTKVTIDSSTLANKGLEVIEAHWLFDASYDQIVPIVHPQSIVHSLVEYQDGAVIAQLGAPDMRLPIQYALSYPDRWDTHFDTLDLLTCGPLTFMKPDYEVFRCLPIAIECGRKGGTLPAVFNAANEVAVASFVKGQITFLEIAELIEQTLNVVTPEFTLTYETIVETDRVAREKASAIVKRMEDRIS from the coding sequence ATGAAATCCATTGCTATTTTGGGGTCGACCGGTTCTATTGGTACGCAGACACTGGATGTGGTTAAATCCAATCCGGATAAACTCAGTGTAGCGGCACTTGCTGCCCGCAGTAATGACAAGCTGATGGAAGAACAGATCCGGACATTTGCTCCGAAAATTGCGGCACTATCCGACCCGGAGGCGGCTTTACGTCTCAAGAGGCGCTATCACGGCCCGACGGAAATTCTTGCCGGTGAAGAAGGTATCATGGCTGCGGCGACATGTGACGAAGCAGATACGGTCCTGGGTGCTATGGTCGGATATGCCGGCCTGAAGCCGACACTGGCGGCTATTCATGCCAAGAAGAACCTGGCGCTTGCCAATAAGGAAACGCTGGTGGCGGCAGGCAGCATTGTCATGGATGCCATCCGGCGCGAAGGCGTGCATCTGACACCGGTAGACAGCGAACATAGCGCGATTTTTCAGTCTCTTCAGGGCAGTCATCACAAAGAATTGAAACGCATCCTCCTGACTGCGTCCGGCGGTCCTTTCCGTGGGAAAAAACGGGAGGAACTTAAAAACGCAACGGTGGCCCAGTGCCTGAAGCATCCGACCTGGAACATGGGCACCAAAGTCACCATCGATTCTTCCACTCTGGCCAATAAGGGACTGGAAGTCATCGAAGCACACTGGCTTTTCGATGCTTCCTATGATCAGATCGTACCGATTGTGCATCCGCAGAGCATTGTCCATTCCCTGGTGGAATATCAGGACGGGGCTGTCATTGCCCAGCTCGGTGCACCGGATATGCGGCTGCCCATTCAATACGCGCTCAGCTATCCTGATCGCTGGGATACCCATTTTGATACACTTGACCTTCTGACCTGCGGGCCGCTTACGTTTATGAAGCCGGATTATGAAGTTTTCCGCTGCCTGCCCATTGCCATTGAATGCGGCAGAAAGGGCGGAACGCTGCCAGCTGTTTTTAACGCGGCTAACGAAGTCGCTGTGGCAAGCTTCGTCAAAGGCCAAATTACTTTTCTTGAAATCGCGGAACTCATTGAGCAGACACTTAACGTAGTAACACCTGAATTTACCTTAACCTATGAAACCATTGTCGAGACAGACCGTGTCGCACGGGAAAAAGCTTCGGCAATTGTGAAGAGGATGGAGGATAGAATAAGTTGA
- the frr gene encoding ribosome recycling factor — MATIEELKTKSEEKMTNAVKALRSELAAIRTGRATPALLDRIKVDYYGTPTPINQLANVSVPEPRMIMIQPWDKSLLKAIEKAIMTSDLGINPNNDGTVIRLSLPILTEERRKELVKVVNKKGEASRVEIRNIRRDFNDGVKKALKAKEITEDDAKDATDISQKMTDKFTKQIEEVLEKKEKEVMSV, encoded by the coding sequence ATGGCTACGATTGAAGAATTAAAGACAAAAAGTGAAGAAAAAATGACGAATGCGGTCAAGGCATTACGTTCTGAACTGGCTGCCATTCGTACGGGCCGGGCTACGCCGGCTTTGCTGGATCGAATCAAGGTTGACTATTACGGAACCCCGACTCCGATAAACCAGCTGGCCAACGTTTCGGTTCCCGAACCGCGTATGATTATGATTCAGCCGTGGGATAAATCTCTGCTGAAGGCCATTGAAAAGGCCATTATGACAAGTGACCTCGGCATCAATCCGAACAACGACGGCACTGTGATTCGTCTCAGTCTGCCGATTCTGACGGAAGAACGCCGTAAAGAACTGGTGAAGGTCGTCAACAAAAAGGGCGAAGCTTCCCGCGTAGAAATCCGCAATATTCGCCGTGACTTCAATGATGGCGTCAAGAAGGCTCTGAAAGCAAAAGAAATCACGGAAGATGATGCCAAGGATGCTACGGACATCAGCCAAAAGATGACGGATAAGTTTACCAAACAGATTGAAGAAGTCCTTGAGAAGAAAGAAAAGGAAGTTATGTCGGTTTGA
- the tsf gene encoding translation elongation factor Ts yields MQITASMVKELRSRTGAGMMDCKKALTATDGDMDKAIDYLREKGLSKAAKKASRVAAEGIVECYIDEANKVAALVEVNCETDFVANTDEYKNMVKALAKHIAENKPADMDALKNQEFNGTGKKVSEVLTEAVAKIGEKIDLRRFTVYEYGDHTLGHYIHGAGKIGAMVELEGGDEEVAKHVAMQIAAAAPSWLDRTQVPEDVLNHEKEVLSEQARNEGKPEKIIEKMVMGRLQKFYKENCLVDQEFIMDNDKNISGLLKEHGAKALRFVRYQLGEGIEKKKEDFAAEVKSFMNK; encoded by the coding sequence ATGCAAATTACTGCTAGTATGGTAAAAGAACTGCGTAGTCGTACCGGCGCAGGCATGATGGACTGCAAAAAGGCCCTGACTGCTACCGACGGTGACATGGATAAAGCAATTGACTATCTGAGAGAGAAAGGTCTTTCCAAGGCTGCCAAGAAAGCAAGCCGCGTAGCTGCTGAAGGTATTGTAGAATGCTACATCGATGAAGCCAACAAAGTAGCTGCTCTCGTAGAAGTAAACTGCGAAACCGACTTCGTGGCCAACACGGATGAATACAAGAACATGGTTAAGGCTCTGGCAAAGCACATTGCCGAAAACAAGCCGGCTGATATGGATGCCCTGAAGAATCAGGAATTCAACGGCACGGGCAAGAAAGTCAGCGAAGTACTGACCGAAGCTGTTGCCAAGATTGGTGAAAAGATTGATCTCCGCCGCTTCACGGTATATGAATACGGCGATCATACGCTGGGCCATTACATTCATGGCGCAGGCAAGATCGGCGCTATGGTTGAACTCGAAGGCGGCGATGAAGAAGTGGCTAAGCACGTGGCAATGCAGATTGCTGCTGCTGCTCCTTCCTGGCTGGATCGTACCCAGGTTCCGGAAGATGTACTGAACCATGAAAAAGAAGTACTGTCCGAACAGGCTAGAAACGAAGGCAAACCTGAAAAGATCATTGAAAAGATGGTTATGGGCCGTCTCCAGAAGTTCTATAAGGAAAACTGCCTCGTTGACCAGGAATTCATTATGGATAATGACAAGAACATCAGCGGCCTGCTGAAGGAACATGGTGCCAAGGCTCTGAGATTCGTGCGTTATCAGCTGGGCGAAGGCATTGAAAAGAAGAAGGAAGACTTCGCTGCTGAAGTGAAGAGCTTCATGAACAAATAA
- a CDS encoding isoprenyl transferase, with the protein MLNKILRRNQRAETPQTFVPHCADPDLDAAKIPRHVAIIMDGNGRWAQNQGKPRTFGHAAGARVLRRIVEYADSLGIEALTAYAFSTENWKRPVTEVRFIMNLLVEYLTKELDEFKKYQVRMRFLGSREGLPEVVLEKMDEAVEDTKNNTGIQLNVAINYGGQDEILHAVREIAAEVKEGSLAPDQITKEIFENHLYTRGLPMPDLLIRTGGDLRVSNFLLWQIAYSEIWTTPTYWPDFSEALFKEAILSYQKRDRRFGGLSKKKGK; encoded by the coding sequence ATGCTGAATAAAATTTTAAGGCGCAATCAAAGAGCGGAAACTCCTCAAACATTCGTCCCCCATTGTGCGGACCCCGATTTGGATGCAGCTAAAATTCCACGCCACGTGGCCATTATTATGGATGGCAACGGAAGATGGGCACAAAATCAAGGGAAACCCAGAACTTTCGGTCATGCTGCCGGAGCCCGCGTGCTGCGCCGCATCGTAGAATACGCCGATTCGCTCGGGATTGAAGCGCTTACGGCATATGCTTTTTCAACAGAAAATTGGAAACGGCCTGTTACGGAAGTCCGTTTTATAATGAACCTGCTCGTTGAGTACCTGACGAAAGAACTGGATGAGTTCAAGAAATATCAGGTACGGATGCGTTTTCTTGGCAGTCGGGAAGGCCTGCCCGAAGTTGTCCTTGAAAAGATGGACGAAGCCGTGGAAGACACAAAGAATAATACGGGCATTCAGCTTAATGTTGCAATCAACTATGGCGGTCAGGATGAGATTCTTCATGCCGTGCGCGAAATTGCCGCGGAAGTGAAAGAGGGTTCGCTGGCGCCTGATCAGATAACAAAAGAAATTTTTGAAAATCATCTTTATACCAGAGGACTGCCGATGCCGGATCTTCTGATCCGTACCGGCGGAGATCTGCGCGTCAGCAACTTTCTGCTGTGGCAGATTGCCTATTCGGAAATCTGGACAACGCCGACCTACTGGCCGGATTTTTCAGAAGCTCTCTTTAAAGAGGCTATTTTAAGCTACCAAAAACGGGATCGCCGTTTTGGCGGGCTGTCTAAGAAGAAGGGGAAATAA
- the rseP gene encoding RIP metalloprotease RseP — MIALIASIIVFGVLISVHELGHFLMAKAVGMRVDEFAIGFGPRLYQTQDKETKYSLRLIPMGGYNRIAGMEPGEEDTPNGFGSKPLWARMLVILAGVGMNFLLSFVIYFGIFFVSGMDIPINQPVLGNVVAGQPAALAGLVEGDEILSIDGKKLTQWYDIRDILQETQEKKVTVVIRRGDKELEKSILPKYVPEVKRYMIGVSPKFEKKQMGFVESLKYAGTAEKRITLGMLDGLRMIVTGKASAELAGPIGVAQMAGSVAKEGMEPLLSFIAFLSLNLAILNLIPIPALDGGQFLILVAEGIAGRRLNPKVKMAIQGVGVALILALTVFATVNDILR; from the coding sequence TTGATAGCACTCATTGCGAGCATTATCGTATTTGGCGTTCTCATCTCTGTCCACGAATTAGGCCATTTTCTGATGGCCAAGGCCGTGGGCATGCGTGTAGATGAGTTCGCTATCGGTTTTGGCCCGCGTCTTTACCAAACTCAGGATAAAGAAACAAAATATAGTTTACGCCTGATTCCGATGGGCGGTTATAACCGGATTGCCGGAATGGAACCGGGGGAAGAAGACACGCCGAACGGTTTTGGAAGCAAGCCGCTTTGGGCGAGAATGCTGGTGATTCTTGCCGGCGTCGGAATGAACTTTCTTCTTTCCTTTGTGATTTATTTTGGCATCTTTTTTGTGTCCGGCATGGATATTCCCATAAACCAGCCTGTGCTTGGCAATGTTGTCGCCGGACAGCCGGCTGCACTTGCCGGTCTCGTCGAAGGCGACGAGATTCTTTCCATTGATGGGAAAAAATTGACGCAGTGGTATGATATCCGGGATATTCTTCAGGAAACACAGGAAAAAAAGGTGACGGTTGTCATCCGGCGCGGGGATAAAGAGCTCGAAAAATCTATACTGCCGAAGTATGTGCCGGAAGTCAAACGCTATATGATTGGCGTATCTCCCAAATTTGAGAAAAAACAGATGGGTTTTGTGGAAAGCCTGAAGTACGCCGGCACCGCCGAAAAACGGATTACGCTGGGAATGCTGGACGGTCTCCGCATGATTGTGACGGGGAAGGCTTCGGCTGAGCTGGCCGGCCCGATTGGAGTTGCCCAGATGGCAGGCAGTGTTGCTAAGGAAGGCATGGAACCGCTCCTCAGTTTTATTGCTTTTTTGAGCCTCAACCTTGCTATTTTGAACCTTATCCCGATTCCTGCCCTTGACGGCGGTCAGTTCCTGATTCTTGTCGCGGAAGGAATTGCAGGAAGAAGACTCAATCCAAAGGTGAAAATGGCGATTCAGGGAGTTGGTGTCGCACTCATTCTGGCACTGACTGTCTTTGCTACTGTGAATGATATCTTACGATAG
- the ispG gene encoding flavodoxin-dependent (E)-4-hydroxy-3-methylbut-2-enyl-diphosphate synthase, whose translation MQRRTSRVVQIGDVAIGGKNPIAVQSMTNTKTEDVASTVEQIHRLTDLGCEIIRCAVPTPEAAEALKEIKKQISIPLVADIHFDYRLALEAIHSGVDALRLNPGNIGGADNVRKVVSEARPRGIPIRIGVNAGSIPKDIIARDGHPTPKGMVEAAWRHIHILEEMDYNDIVISLKAHDVPMTIDAYRLMAKECDYPLHLGITEAGTVHTGVIKSAVGIGTLLAEGIGDTLRISLTGDPGPEVTTGYEILKALGLRRHGPTLVSCPTCGRTSVNLAAMAAEVEKILAEVREPITVAVMGCVVNGPGEAREADVGIAGGKGEGLLFRKGEILRKVPEKELVPQLAVEIQKIIAERKSK comes from the coding sequence ATGCAGAGAAGGACATCCCGGGTTGTACAAATCGGTGATGTGGCAATCGGCGGTAAGAATCCGATTGCAGTCCAATCTATGACCAATACGAAAACTGAGGATGTGGCATCTACCGTCGAGCAGATTCATCGTCTGACCGATCTTGGCTGTGAAATTATCCGCTGTGCTGTACCGACGCCGGAAGCGGCAGAGGCACTGAAGGAAATCAAGAAACAAATTTCGATCCCCCTTGTGGCCGATATCCATTTTGATTACCGGCTTGCGCTGGAGGCAATTCATTCCGGGGTAGATGCGCTGCGGCTTAATCCCGGTAATATCGGAGGTGCCGATAATGTCCGGAAAGTAGTCAGCGAGGCACGGCCGCGGGGCATTCCAATCCGCATCGGCGTCAACGCCGGTTCGATTCCGAAAGATATCATCGCAAGAGACGGACATCCGACGCCGAAAGGAATGGTAGAAGCAGCATGGCGTCATATTCATATTTTGGAAGAAATGGATTATAATGATATCGTCATTTCACTCAAAGCCCACGATGTACCTATGACTATCGATGCCTATCGGCTGATGGCAAAAGAGTGTGATTATCCGCTTCATTTGGGGATTACCGAGGCTGGGACCGTGCACACGGGTGTGATTAAATCGGCCGTGGGTATCGGGACGCTTCTCGCAGAAGGCATCGGGGACACCTTGCGTATTTCTCTCACCGGTGATCCGGGTCCGGAAGTTACGACGGGGTATGAAATCCTGAAAGCGCTTGGCCTGAGACGGCATGGACCGACGCTCGTTTCCTGCCCGACGTGCGGACGCACGAGTGTCAATCTCGCTGCTATGGCAGCGGAAGTCGAAAAAATCCTTGCTGAAGTCAGGGAACCGATTACCGTGGCTGTCATGGGCTGCGTAGTTAATGGACCGGGCGAAGCCCGGGAAGCCGACGTCGGGATTGCCGGCGGTAAAGGTGAAGGATTGCTCTTCCGTAAGGGAGAGATTCTGAGGAAAGTTCCCGAAAAAGAACTGGTTCCTCAATTGGCTGTAGAAATTCAAAAAATTATTGCTGAAAGGAAGTCAAAGTAA